Proteins found in one Xenopus laevis strain J_2021 chromosome 1L, Xenopus_laevis_v10.1, whole genome shotgun sequence genomic segment:
- the cfap97.L gene encoding cilia- and flagella-associated protein 97, translated as MDRYDNLSDDGEVDHSFFDSDADESATKVGATFSGSSKQENINSKVKKDVNVISYENKQNVVENVSEENGRSHVYEGKTAEASFPSTAPRPDSTLKSGRTSAQSLRIEATIPTGIPQIRREFEDNYYTDEEDSSEEESHNSRPKTAKQTNIGKKSTGKSNRDFVSTISSSDTEYSDTGSDDGASKSSYHATKGSLMRSPERKSSRSAMRELRDYAEESEDTVTDVTPLSTPDISPIQSFDLAATNEALKSKFKRQENISQEIYDPDNDLKNRQKAVQDAVDLNQLLKAFMHLDKKEPGPVQTEQPVMHNKKNFSFSNEEVRQIERENQRLLKELSHQAAKPRSKSITPKKPISAPTRLYHSALNRQKEQQRIERENMALLKRLESVKPTVGMTRTEQFMDYQRQAGYLSATALSPRPGKASVSRLSPSVSSGGFSRMSSATSRSERTGSSGALLRPTRSGNVRAAWQ; from the exons ATGGATCGGTATGACAACCTCTCTGATGATGGTGAAGTTGATCATTCCTTTTTTGACAGCGATGCTGATGAGAGTGCAACTAAAGTAGGTGCCACTTTTTCAGGTTCAAGCAAGCAAGAAAATATAAACTCAAAAGTGAAGAAAGATGTCAATGTTATTTCATATGAAAATAAGCAAAATGTTGTAGAAAATGTATCTGAAGAGAATGGGAGAAGCCATGTATATGAGGGAAAAACTGCAGAAGCATCATTTCCATCAACTGCTCCCAGACCTGATAGTACACTTAAGTCTGGTAGGACCTCGGCACAAAGTTTACGGATAGAAGCCACCATCCCAACTGGCATTCCCCAAATAAGGCGAGAGTTTGAAGACAATTATTACACAGATGAGGAAGATAGCAGCGAAGAGGAAAGTCACAATTCAAGGCCCAAAAccgcaaaacaaacaaatattggaAAGAAAAGCACTGGAAAATCCAACAGAGACTTTGTTTCTACAATATCTAGTTCAGATACTGAGTACTCAGACACTGGCTCAGATGATGGTGCATCAAAATCATCATATCACGCTACAAAAGGATCATTAATGCGATCTCCAGAAAGGAAGTCCTCTCGCTCGGCGATGAGAGAATTGAGGGACTATGCTGAGGAGTCAGAAGACACTGTTACTGATGTAACACCACTTTCAACACCAGATATCAGTCCTATACAGTCATTTGACCTTGCTGCTACCAATGAAGCacttaaaagtaaatttaaacgACAAGAGAACATCAGTCAAGAAATATATG ATCCAGATAATGACTTGAAGAATAGGCAGAAGGCTGTTCAAGATGCAGTAGACCTAAACCAGCTTCTTAAAG caTTTATGCACCTGGATAAAAAGGAACCCGGGCCAGTACAGACTGAACAGCCAGTCATGCATAACAAGAAGAACTTCTCTTTTTCAAATGAGGAAGTGAGGCAGATTGAGCGGGAAAACCAGAGACTGCTGAAGGAACTGTCACACCAGGCAGCCAAACCCCGTAGCAAAAGCATTACTCCCAAAAAGCCAATCTCTGCTCCAACCAGGCTGTACCATAGTGCACTGAATAGACAGAAGGAGCAGCAACGCATTGAAAGGGAAAACATG GCTCTTCTAAAAAGGCTTGAATCTGTAAAGCCAACAGTTGGCATGACCCGTACTGAGCAATTTATGGATTATCAGCGTCAAGCAGGATACCTGAGCGCAACTGCATTGTCCCCCAGGCCTGGAAAAGCATCAGTAAGCCGCCTCAGCCCCTCTGTATCATCAG